A single region of the Sulfitobacter geojensis genome encodes:
- a CDS encoding TRAP transporter large permease, protein MSNLELGFYSFPVLLIMVFLRAPIGLAMLLCGFGGWYFAMGGNPTPLLAKMKSETYTTFSSYSLSIIPMFLLMGQFATLSGMSQALFKAAEGFLGHRRGGVAMAAVGACAGFGAICGSSLATAATMSKVALPELKRYGYSGGFSTATLAAGGTLGILIPPSVILVIYAILTEQNIAKLFLAAFVPGILAALGYILTISLYVRLHPDAAGTRAPIPMAERFRALADCWPVLTIFIVVVGGIYAGWFTPTEGSAIGAAGTGLAALMAGSLNWKVLGESLLGTARTTGMIFFIVLGAAFYNGFLALSGVPQFMAGWVVEQGFSPLLVLCVILVFYVIFGCLMDSLSMILLTVPIFFPVIMAMDFGMSAEHVAIWFGILVLIVVEVGLITPPVGMNLFIINSMDRETPMTQTYRAVMYFVGSDLVRVVILVAFPAITLFLLPD, encoded by the coding sequence ATGAGCAACCTCGAACTGGGCTTTTATTCCTTTCCTGTCCTGCTGATCATGGTGTTTTTGCGCGCGCCTATCGGCCTTGCCATGTTGCTTTGCGGTTTTGGCGGCTGGTATTTCGCCATGGGCGGCAACCCCACGCCATTGCTGGCAAAAATGAAATCGGAAACCTACACGACCTTCTCAAGCTATTCTCTGAGCATCATTCCGATGTTCCTGTTGATGGGGCAATTCGCGACCCTGTCAGGCATGTCCCAAGCGCTGTTCAAAGCGGCCGAGGGTTTTTTGGGCCACCGGCGTGGCGGGGTTGCGATGGCGGCGGTGGGGGCCTGTGCAGGCTTTGGCGCGATTTGCGGATCGTCATTGGCCACGGCGGCGACCATGTCCAAGGTCGCCCTGCCCGAACTGAAACGCTACGGCTATTCGGGCGGTTTTTCAACGGCGACACTGGCCGCCGGCGGGACGCTTGGCATCTTGATACCGCCCTCGGTGATCCTTGTGATCTATGCCATCCTGACCGAACAAAACATCGCCAAGCTGTTCCTCGCGGCATTTGTGCCCGGTATTCTGGCGGCACTTGGATATATTCTGACGATCTCGCTCTATGTGCGTTTGCATCCTGATGCGGCGGGCACCCGTGCGCCCATTCCGATGGCCGAACGGTTTCGTGCGCTGGCCGATTGCTGGCCGGTTCTGACGATCTTTATCGTCGTTGTCGGCGGCATTTATGCGGGTTGGTTCACCCCCACCGAAGGATCTGCCATCGGCGCGGCGGGCACCGGACTGGCGGCGCTTATGGCGGGCAGCCTGAACTGGAAAGTTCTGGGCGAAAGCTTGCTCGGCACCGCGCGCACCACCGGTATGATCTTTTTCATCGTGCTGGGGGCCGCGTTCTATAACGGCTTCCTTGCCTTGTCGGGCGTGCCACAGTTCATGGCCGGTTGGGTGGTAGAACAGGGGTTTTCGCCGTTGCTGGTCCTCTGCGTGATCCTTGTTTTCTATGTGATTTTTGGCTGCCTTATGGACAGCTTGTCGATGATCCTGCTGACCGTGCCGATCTTCTTTCCCGTTATCATGGCGATGGATTTTGGCATGTCGGCGGAACATGTGGCGATCTGGTTCGGCATCCTTGTCCTGATCGTGGTTGAGGTCGGGTTGATTACGCCGCCCGTGGGTATGAACCTGTTCATCATCAACTCGATGGATCGTGAAACACCGATGACCCAAACCTATCGCGCCGTGATGTACTTTGTCGGGTCCGACCTGGTGCGCGTTGTGATCCTTGTGGCCTTTCCAGCGATCACCTTGTTTCTGCTGCCGGATTAA
- a CDS encoding benzoate-CoA ligase family protein, protein MLSSHANAAHHFVDRHMTEGRGAKTAYIEAETGRTLSYAQMAQGAGQVAGALSTAGIRPEERAAVLVLDQIEFPQIFWGALKCGVVPVPLNTLLATPVYDVILRDSRAAILFVSAPLWDVVAPAVADNPYIRQVVFIGDTPEGMASFDTFIKGAPVLETMAVSRDEVAFWLYSSGSTGQPKGVVHIHSALQATADTYGARVLGIREDDVVLSAAKFFFAYGLGNEMTFPLSVGATSVLFTGRPTPVGMIDTINAHQPTIFCGVPTLFAAMVAQMDQSGAPQSPLRICISAGEALPEDVSKRWETHTGVGILDGVGSTEMLHIFLSNRADDIVHGTSGVAVPGYELRLVDEQGEEVAAGEVGELLVNGASAANCYWNQRDKSRSTFEGVWTRTGDKYERREDGRLVYCGRTDDMFKVSGIWLSPFEVESALVDHPRVLEAAVVAQRDADGLEKPKAYIVVQTGEVDQTLMEELKVHVKEKIGLWKYPRWIEGVAELPKTATGKIQRFKLREEQ, encoded by the coding sequence ATGCTATCCAGTCACGCCAATGCGGCGCATCATTTTGTTGATCGCCACATGACCGAAGGGCGCGGGGCCAAGACGGCCTATATCGAGGCCGAAACCGGTCGCACATTGAGTTATGCGCAGATGGCGCAAGGCGCGGGGCAGGTGGCGGGGGCATTGTCCACCGCGGGCATCCGCCCCGAAGAACGCGCCGCGGTTCTGGTGCTGGACCAAATCGAATTCCCGCAGATCTTTTGGGGCGCGCTGAAATGTGGCGTCGTGCCGGTGCCGTTGAACACCCTGCTGGCCACTCCTGTGTATGACGTGATCCTGCGGGACAGTCGCGCCGCGATCCTTTTTGTCTCTGCCCCGCTTTGGGATGTTGTTGCCCCCGCAGTTGCCGACAACCCCTATATCCGGCAGGTGGTTTTCATCGGGGACACGCCTGAGGGGATGGCATCCTTCGACACGTTTATCAAAGGCGCGCCTGTCCTTGAAACGATGGCCGTTAGCAGGGACGAGGTCGCATTTTGGCTCTATTCCTCTGGCTCGACAGGGCAGCCCAAGGGTGTTGTGCACATCCATTCGGCCCTACAGGCCACGGCGGACACATATGGCGCGCGGGTGCTGGGCATTCGCGAAGACGATGTGGTGCTTTCCGCCGCCAAGTTTTTCTTTGCCTATGGGCTGGGTAATGAAATGACATTTCCGTTGTCGGTCGGTGCCACCAGCGTCCTGTTCACCGGCAGACCGACGCCGGTCGGCATGATCGACACGATTAATGCGCACCAACCCACGATCTTTTGCGGTGTGCCGACGCTTTTTGCCGCGATGGTCGCGCAGATGGATCAAAGCGGCGCACCGCAATCTCCGCTGCGCATCTGCATCTCTGCCGGTGAAGCCCTGCCCGAAGATGTAAGCAAGCGCTGGGAGACCCATACCGGCGTCGGGATCCTTGACGGTGTCGGTTCGACCGAGATGTTGCATATCTTTCTAAGCAACCGCGCGGATGACATCGTGCATGGCACGTCTGGCGTGGCGGTTCCGGGGTATGAGCTGCGCCTGGTGGATGAACAGGGTGAAGAGGTCGCTGCGGGCGAGGTAGGTGAATTGCTGGTCAACGGTGCCTCGGCGGCGAATTGTTATTGGAACCAGCGCGACAAAAGCCGCAGCACGTTTGAGGGGGTCTGGACCCGCACCGGCGACAAATACGAACGCCGAGAGGACGGGCGGCTGGTATATTGTGGCCGCACCGACGACATGTTCAAGGTTTCAGGCATCTGGTTGTCGCCGTTCGAGGTTGAAAGCGCCCTGGTTGATCATCCCCGCGTGCTGGAAGCGGCCGTCGTTGCGCAGCGCGATGCGGACGGATTGGAAAAACCCAAAGCGTATATCGTTGTTCAAACGGGCGAGGTGGATCAAACGTTGATGGAGGAACTGAAGGTCCATGTGAAAGAAAAAATCGGGCTGTGGAAATACCCCCGTTGGATCGAAGGCGTTGCGGAGCTGCCCAAAACCGCGACGGGTAAAATCCAGCGATTTAAACTGCGGGAGGAACAGTGA
- a CDS encoding alpha/beta fold hydrolase → MAITWSDAPQDRVQVNGTALEYACWGPSPDQAPTLVLLHEGLGSVAQWKDVPQALADATGFGVFAYSRAGYGASDPVSLPRPLDYMTREAEDNLGAVMDAAGIKQAVLLGHSDGATIATLYAGSVSDMRVRGLILIAPHFFTEADSLAAIRAAGKAYVDGDLRSKLANYHANVDVAFHGWHDAWTDPAFAKWNVADAIDHLRIPVLAIQGRDDPYGTLAQIDEIETRIYSPVETLILDGCGHAPHLEQADATLAEISEFCARLWRLEQQEVAFA, encoded by the coding sequence ATGGCGATCACATGGTCGGACGCCCCACAAGATCGGGTGCAGGTGAACGGCACGGCGCTGGAGTATGCCTGTTGGGGACCATCACCAGATCAGGCCCCGACACTGGTGTTGCTTCACGAAGGGTTGGGGTCAGTCGCGCAATGGAAAGACGTGCCGCAAGCCTTAGCCGATGCCACAGGTTTTGGCGTTTTTGCCTATTCGCGGGCGGGCTACGGTGCATCCGATCCGGTGAGCCTGCCGCGTCCGCTTGATTACATGACCCGCGAGGCCGAGGATAATTTGGGCGCAGTCATGGACGCTGCGGGGATCAAACAGGCGGTGCTGCTGGGCCATTCGGACGGGGCGACGATTGCTACGCTTTATGCCGGTTCGGTGTCTGACATGCGCGTGCGCGGGTTGATTTTGATCGCGCCGCATTTCTTTACCGAAGCCGACAGTTTGGCGGCGATCCGCGCGGCAGGCAAGGCTTACGTCGACGGGGATTTGCGGAGCAAGCTGGCGAATTATCACGCCAACGTCGATGTGGCCTTTCACGGCTGGCACGACGCGTGGACCGATCCGGCCTTTGCCAAATGGAACGTCGCAGATGCGATTGATCATCTGCGCATTCCGGTGCTGGCCATTCAGGGGCGCGACGATCCTTATGGCACATTGGCGCAGATCGATGAGATCGAAACGCGGATTTATTCACCGGTTGAAACGCTGATCCTAGACGGCTGTGGCCATGCTCCGCATCTGGAACAAGCTGATGCGACACTGGCAGAAATCAGTGAATTTTGCGCCCGTTTGTGGCGGTTGGAACAGCAAGAAGTTGCGTTTGCCTGA